In a genomic window of Deinococcus radiotolerans:
- a CDS encoding Gfo/Idh/MocA family protein: MTPSDPHRPGPDTLAGTAATHTPEGQTSTEPPIPPTLPQPRAQQVGYAVLGLGELTLDELLPAYATAGRSRLAAVVSDDHDKAVQSALAYGLSEADAYSYDTFEALAGRDDVQAVYIVLPNTLHREYTERAARIGKHVLCEKPLAGSVEDAEAMVRACRGAGVYLMTAYRCQYTPVHWRARDLVQSGELGAVKLIHAVNVQVEPDEGQWRLRRDLAGGGSLLDVGLYCINTVRFLLGTEPLEVTARTHSTPGDPRFTEVEESVSFQLAFPGGVLVSCSCSYGAAHARTLDVYGAQGRLSLDPAFDYTDLRLRVHTPDTITEHRLKESDQFTLEIDHFSRCIQERRGPFTPGEEGLQDERIMAAIYQSAREGRPVPLDEHPGRDVFRGAPPERPLMERA, translated from the coding sequence GTGACCCCCTCTGACCCCCACCGACCCGGCCCGGACACGCTGGCCGGGACTGCCGCAACACACACACCTGAAGGCCAGACCAGCACCGAGCCGCCCATCCCGCCGACCCTTCCGCAGCCGCGCGCGCAGCAGGTCGGGTACGCCGTGCTGGGTCTGGGGGAACTGACCCTGGATGAACTGCTGCCCGCGTACGCCACCGCCGGCCGCTCGCGCCTGGCGGCCGTGGTCAGTGACGATCATGACAAGGCCGTGCAGTCGGCCCTGGCGTACGGCCTGAGTGAGGCGGACGCGTACTCCTACGACACCTTCGAGGCGCTGGCCGGGCGGGACGACGTGCAGGCGGTGTACATCGTGCTGCCCAACACCCTGCACCGCGAGTACACCGAGCGGGCCGCCCGCATCGGCAAGCACGTCCTGTGCGAGAAACCCCTGGCGGGCAGCGTGGAGGACGCCGAGGCGATGGTCCGCGCCTGCCGTGGCGCCGGGGTGTACCTGATGACCGCGTACCGCTGTCAGTACACGCCCGTTCACTGGCGCGCCCGCGACCTCGTGCAGAGCGGCGAGCTGGGCGCCGTGAAACTCATTCACGCCGTGAACGTCCAGGTGGAACCCGACGAGGGGCAGTGGCGCCTCCGGCGGGACCTGGCCGGGGGCGGCAGCCTGCTGGATGTGGGCCTGTACTGCATCAACACTGTCCGCTTCCTGCTGGGCACCGAGCCCCTTGAGGTCACGGCCCGCACCCACAGCACGCCCGGCGACCCGCGCTTCACGGAGGTCGAGGAGAGCGTCAGCTTCCAGCTGGCCTTCCCGGGTGGCGTCCTCGTGAGCTGCTCGTGCTCGTACGGCGCGGCCCACGCCCGCACCCTGGACGTGTACGGCGCCCAGGGCCGCCTCAGCCTCGACCCGGCCTTCGACTACACAGACCTGCGCCTGCGGGTGCACACGCCCGACACCATCACCGAACACCGCCTGAAGGAGAGTGACCAGTTCACGCTGGAAATCGATCACTTCTCCCGCTGCATCCAGGAACGCCGCGGTCCCTTCACGCCCGGCGAGGAGGGCCTGCAGGACGAACGCATCATGGCCGCGATCTACCAGAGTGCCCGCGAGGGGCGCCCGGTGCCCCTGGACGAACACCCGGGACGGGACGTGTTCCGCGGCGCGCCGCCCGAGCGGCCCCTCATGGAGCGCGCCTGA
- a CDS encoding DUF1440 domain-containing protein gives MSRNEILKGALIGAVAGLAGAFVKAQVEPPLQRLTEHHFPPTPAEKKMTGADPIGRQDHMPPAEMIQAAADATGHDISKKEKLEAQQVIHYAMGAALGAAYGALAAANPRVSWGAGVPAGAVMYGLTHATAVPATGFQAWPWQLPLAAVLWEAGSHLAFGLTTDLTRRGLTALDPTE, from the coding sequence ATGAGTCGAAACGAGATCCTCAAAGGCGCGCTGATCGGCGCGGTCGCCGGACTGGCCGGAGCCTTCGTGAAGGCTCAGGTCGAGCCGCCACTCCAGCGGCTGACCGAACACCACTTCCCGCCCACCCCAGCCGAGAAGAAGATGACGGGCGCCGACCCGATCGGCCGTCAGGATCACATGCCACCCGCCGAGATGATCCAGGCCGCCGCCGACGCCACCGGACACGACATCAGCAAGAAGGAGAAGCTGGAAGCGCAGCAGGTCATTCACTACGCCATGGGCGCCGCCCTCGGCGCCGCGTACGGCGCGCTGGCCGCCGCCAACCCCCGCGTCTCCTGGGGGGCCGGCGTGCCCGCCGGCGCGGTCATGTACGGCCTCACCCACGCGACCGCCGTGCCCGCCACCGGCTTCCAGGCGTGGCCGTGGCAGCTGCCCCTCGCGGCCGTCCTGTGGGAGGCCGGATCGCACCTCGCCTTCGGCCTAACCACCGACCTGACCCGCCGGGGCCTCACCGCCCTTGACCCCACCGAATAG
- a CDS encoding family 1 glycosylhydrolase, with amino-acid sequence MPPLSFLTTAERLKVKVGGQKIYAGDEFGGARGATGQGRPNGSPRNFMFATGIECSYPKIAGGVRRDQLRECGHYEHWEQDFDLVQGLGIQYLRYGLAFHEICTGPGEYDWARADELMGGLRARGITPILDLMHFGLPDWLGDYQNPELPVHFAAYAGEVARRYSWVRFFTPVNEIYVTARFSGLDGLWNERLRSQRAFITALKHAAAASILACHAIVRERPDAVIVQSESAEFLHDAQAEPREDITLHNKLSCLSMDLLYAHPPDADVYRHIRAHGLRADEYDWFMAGKQPGHQVIGSDYYGRNERIVLPDRTEVGAEDILGWRTLMRRLFERYRHPVMHTETNTFDAERNPAWMWKQWMHVLQLRREGVPVLGFTWYSLTDQIDWDTALAEHNGRVNPVGLYDLARRPRPVEGAYRSLLEQFGQIALAPLGEIFELSGEPASLKVQR; translated from the coding sequence ATGCCGCCCCTGAGTTTCCTCACCACCGCCGAGCGGCTGAAGGTCAAAGTCGGCGGGCAGAAGATCTACGCGGGTGACGAGTTCGGCGGCGCGCGCGGCGCGACCGGTCAGGGCCGCCCGAACGGCAGCCCCCGCAACTTCATGTTCGCCACCGGCATCGAATGCTCGTACCCGAAGATCGCGGGCGGCGTGCGGCGCGACCAGCTGCGCGAATGCGGTCACTACGAACACTGGGAGCAGGATTTCGACCTCGTGCAGGGCCTGGGTATCCAGTACCTCCGCTACGGCCTGGCGTTCCATGAGATCTGCACCGGCCCCGGCGAGTACGACTGGGCGCGCGCGGACGAACTGATGGGCGGCCTGCGTGCGCGCGGCATCACGCCCATCCTGGACCTGATGCACTTCGGGCTGCCCGACTGGCTGGGTGACTACCAGAACCCGGAGCTGCCCGTGCACTTCGCTGCGTACGCGGGCGAGGTGGCCCGCCGCTACAGCTGGGTGCGCTTCTTCACGCCCGTCAACGAGATCTACGTCACGGCCCGCTTCAGCGGTCTGGACGGCCTGTGGAACGAGCGGCTGCGCTCGCAGCGGGCCTTCATCACGGCGCTGAAGCACGCGGCGGCTGCCAGTATTCTGGCCTGCCACGCGATCGTGCGGGAACGGCCCGACGCGGTCATCGTGCAGTCCGAGAGTGCCGAGTTCCTGCACGACGCGCAGGCCGAGCCGCGCGAGGACATCACGCTGCACAACAAGCTCAGCTGCCTGTCCATGGACCTGCTGTACGCCCATCCACCCGACGCGGACGTGTACCGTCACATCCGCGCCCACGGCCTGCGCGCCGACGAGTACGACTGGTTCATGGCGGGCAAGCAGCCCGGGCATCAGGTGATCGGCAGCGACTACTACGGCCGCAACGAACGCATCGTCCTGCCCGACCGCACGGAGGTCGGCGCGGAGGACATTCTGGGCTGGCGCACCTTGATGCGCCGCCTGTTCGAACGCTACCGGCACCCGGTCATGCACACCGAGACCAATACCTTCGACGCGGAACGCAACCCCGCCTGGATGTGGAAACAGTGGATGCACGTCCTGCAACTGCGGCGCGAGGGCGTCCCCGTGCTGGGCTTCACGTGGTACTCCCTGACGGACCAGATCGACTGGGACACCGCGCTGGCCGAGCACAACGGCCGCGTCAACCCGGTCGGCCTGTACGACCTGGCCCGCCGTCCCCGCCCCGTGGAAGGCGCCTACCGCAGTCTTCTGGAGCAGTTCGGGCAGATCGCCCTGGCACCCCTCGGGGAGATCTTCGAACTCAGCGGCGAGCCCGCCTCGCTGAAAGTCCAGCGGTGA
- a CDS encoding glycosyltransferase family 1 protein — MSRITQPALLVLSHLRWNFVFQRPQHLMTQAAADRAVYFIEEPIFGQHDDHLDVQEVQPNVHVCVPHIEIGHSPAESQARTARLLRNLVQEAGVQEYDLWVYTPMEYPVAALLRPRLTVYDCMDELSLFRGAPPELRVREAALLDRADVVFTGGHRLYEAKREQHPNAHPFPSSVDTAHFHAARTDLDDPAAQRDLPRPRLGFAGVIDERLDTALLGDLAARHPEWQIVMIGPVVKISPEDLPQAPNLHYVGMQAYADLPAFMAHWDAGLLPFAHNDATTFISPTKTPEYLAAGLPVVSTGIRDVIRPYGQQDLVRVADGAEAFSAACGAALAEAGTPGGEDRRARADAYLSTLSWGRTWADMQRQLDAAAQVRAERAAAAVRSGRA, encoded by the coding sequence ATGAGTCGCATCACCCAGCCGGCCCTGCTTGTTCTGTCCCACCTCCGCTGGAATTTCGTGTTCCAGCGGCCCCAGCATCTGATGACGCAGGCCGCCGCCGACCGCGCCGTCTATTTCATCGAGGAACCCATCTTCGGCCAGCACGACGATCACCTGGACGTGCAGGAGGTCCAGCCGAACGTGCACGTGTGCGTGCCGCACATCGAGATCGGGCACTCACCGGCCGAGTCGCAGGCCCGCACGGCGCGGCTGCTGCGGAACCTCGTGCAGGAGGCGGGCGTGCAGGAGTACGACCTGTGGGTGTACACGCCCATGGAATACCCGGTCGCGGCCCTGCTGCGCCCCCGCCTGACGGTGTACGACTGCATGGATGAACTCAGCCTGTTCCGTGGCGCGCCGCCCGAACTGCGCGTGCGGGAGGCGGCGCTCCTGGACCGCGCGGACGTGGTCTTCACCGGCGGGCACCGCCTGTACGAGGCCAAGCGCGAGCAGCATCCGAACGCGCATCCCTTCCCGTCCAGCGTGGACACCGCGCACTTTCACGCGGCGCGCACCGATCTGGATGACCCGGCAGCGCAGCGGGACCTGCCCCGCCCGCGCCTGGGGTTCGCCGGGGTGATTGATGAGCGGCTGGACACCGCGCTGCTGGGCGACCTGGCCGCGCGGCACCCGGAGTGGCAGATCGTGATGATCGGCCCGGTCGTGAAGATCAGCCCGGAGGACCTGCCGCAGGCGCCCAACCTGCACTACGTCGGCATGCAGGCGTACGCGGACCTGCCGGCGTTCATGGCGCACTGGGACGCTGGGTTGCTGCCCTTCGCGCACAATGACGCCACGACGTTCATCTCGCCGACCAAGACCCCCGAGTACCTCGCGGCGGGCCTGCCGGTCGTGTCGACCGGCATCCGCGACGTGATCCGGCCGTACGGGCAGCAGGACCTCGTGCGGGTCGCGGACGGCGCCGAGGCGTTCAGTGCCGCGTGCGGCGCCGCCCTGGCCGAGGCGGGCACGCCCGGCGGCGAGGACCGGCGCGCGCGGGCAGACGCGTACCTGAGCACGCTCTCGTGGGGCAGGACGTGGGCGGACATGCAGCGGCAGCTGGATGCGGCCGCGCAGGTCCGGGCCGAGCGGGCAGCCGCAGCGGTCCGTTCGGGGCGCGCGTGA
- a CDS encoding gluconate 2-dehydrogenase subunit 3 family protein, with amino-acid sequence MSTDDRAAVEAALRGPAVTPPTRAALLARLNARYDRQYFTPAEFGQLRAAAVRLVPHDPAELDLAGLVDDRLHAGRTDGWRYADSLPDGDAYRALLAALPADFATLAPGAQDEALRAVQTRLPRAFEDLLAELVEGFVSHPLTSYRFGYAGFMDAPGWPQVGPNELEDREAQYGR; translated from the coding sequence ATGAGCACTGATGACCGCGCGGCGGTCGAGGCGGCCCTGCGCGGCCCTGCGGTGACGCCCCCCACCCGCGCGGCGCTGCTGGCCCGCTTAAACGCCCGCTACGATCGGCAGTACTTCACGCCCGCCGAGTTCGGGCAGCTGCGCGCGGCCGCCGTGCGCCTCGTGCCGCACGACCCGGCCGAGCTGGACCTGGCTGGACTCGTGGACGACCGCCTGCACGCGGGCCGCACGGACGGCTGGCGGTACGCGGACAGCCTCCCGGACGGCGACGCCTACCGCGCCCTGCTGGCGGCCCTCCCGGCTGACTTTGCCACGCTGGCGCCCGGCGCGCAGGATGAGGCGCTGCGCGCCGTCCAGACCCGCCTGCCCCGCGCGTTCGAGGACCTGCTGGCTGAACTGGTCGAGGGCTTCGTGTCGCACCCCCTGACGAGCTACCGCTTCGGGTACGCGGGCTTCATGGACGCGCCCGGCTGGCCGCAGGTCGGGCCGAACGAACTGGAAGACCGGGAGGCGCAGTATGGCCGCTGA
- a CDS encoding MFS transporter, protein MPPALLALAISAFAIGTTEFVIVGLLNTIAADLHVSVPSAGLLVSGYALGVAIGAPVLTALTGRLPRRHLLLGLMALFTAANVAAALSGTYALLMTARILSALAHGVFFSVGSTIAAGLVAPEKRASAIATMFAGLTLATAIGVPVGTWVGQELGWRATFWIITALGVVSLIATAALLPRTLPRGEVTTLTQQARVLVHPRLLLVFAMTALGYGGTFVTFTYLGSVLETISGFSAGMVSVLLLVYGVAIAIGNVIGGKMADRDPVRALTTLFLAQALVLLAFTFTAPHPVLAVITLFLMGALAFANVPGLQVYVVQLAQHFTPGGVDVASALNIAAFNLGIAAGAFIGGLVVSSALGLAATPWIGALFVAGGLLLTLLSVRLDRHAPALHAAD, encoded by the coding sequence ATGCCCCCAGCCCTGCTCGCCCTGGCCATCAGCGCCTTCGCCATCGGCACCACCGAATTCGTCATCGTCGGCCTGCTCAACACCATCGCCGCCGACCTGCACGTCAGCGTTCCCAGCGCCGGACTCCTCGTCAGCGGCTACGCCCTGGGCGTCGCCATCGGCGCGCCGGTCCTCACTGCCCTGACCGGCCGCCTCCCCCGTCGCCACCTGCTCCTCGGCCTGATGGCCCTCTTCACCGCCGCCAACGTCGCCGCCGCCCTGTCCGGCACCTACGCCCTCCTGATGACCGCCCGCATCCTCAGCGCCCTGGCACACGGCGTGTTCTTCAGCGTCGGCAGCACCATCGCCGCCGGCCTCGTTGCCCCCGAAAAACGCGCCAGCGCCATCGCCACCATGTTCGCGGGCCTGACCCTCGCCACCGCCATCGGCGTCCCCGTCGGCACCTGGGTCGGCCAGGAACTCGGCTGGCGCGCCACCTTCTGGATCATTACCGCCCTGGGCGTCGTCTCCCTGATTGCCACCGCCGCCCTGCTGCCCCGCACCCTCCCCCGTGGGGAAGTCACCACCCTGACCCAGCAGGCCCGCGTGCTCGTCCACCCCCGCCTTCTGCTCGTGTTCGCCATGACCGCCCTCGGATACGGCGGCACCTTCGTCACCTTCACGTACCTCGGCAGCGTCCTGGAAACCATCAGCGGCTTCAGCGCGGGCATGGTCAGCGTCCTGCTGCTCGTGTACGGCGTCGCCATCGCCATCGGCAACGTCATCGGCGGGAAGATGGCCGACCGCGACCCCGTCCGGGCGCTGACCACGCTGTTCCTCGCGCAGGCGCTCGTGCTGCTCGCCTTCACCTTCACCGCCCCGCACCCCGTCCTCGCCGTGATCACCCTGTTCCTGATGGGCGCCCTGGCCTTCGCGAACGTCCCGGGCCTACAGGTGTACGTCGTGCAGCTCGCGCAACACTTCACGCCCGGCGGCGTGGACGTCGCCAGCGCCCTGAACATCGCCGCGTTCAACCTCGGCATTGCCGCGGGTGCCTTCATCGGTGGGCTGGTCGTCAGCAGCGCCCTGGGCCTGGCCGCCACTCCCTGGATCGGCGCGCTGTTCGTCGCAGGCGGCCTGCTCCTGACCCTGCTCAGCGTCCGCCTCGACCGCCACGCCCCGGCCCTGCACGCCGCCGACTGA
- a CDS encoding alpha/beta fold hydrolase translates to MTGPAVLVHGFGTSSHMWRPVVAGLRGALTPDLPGFGRAAAQGQPGQGTADMAAALAGYLRDRPPVTLVGHSMGGKVALLVAARWPDRVARLILVAPSPPTPEPMPDEGRAALRAAHGDAAALRRQYAQITRQPLEDQDLAQLIRDGQRASPDAWVAWPDVGSREDIHALTTDLRPPVTVLFSEDDPAIRPDVIRREVLARLPHAQARPVSGSGHLLPLERPDLVLAALRDAGA, encoded by the coding sequence GTGACGGGCCCTGCCGTCCTCGTGCACGGCTTCGGCACGTCCAGCCACATGTGGCGGCCCGTGGTGGCCGGGCTGCGCGGCGCCCTCACCCCGGACCTGCCGGGCTTTGGGAGGGCGGCCGCGCAGGGCCAGCCGGGTCAGGGCACGGCGGACATGGCCGCCGCCCTGGCCGGGTACCTGCGGGACCGGCCGCCCGTCACGCTGGTCGGGCACTCTATGGGCGGCAAGGTCGCCCTGCTCGTGGCGGCCCGCTGGCCGGACCGCGTGGCCCGGCTGATCCTGGTCGCGCCCTCTCCGCCCACCCCGGAACCCATGCCGGACGAGGGACGCGCCGCCCTGCGCGCCGCTCACGGCGACGCCGCGGCCCTGCGGCGGCAGTACGCGCAGATCACCCGGCAGCCGCTGGAGGACCAGGACTTGGCCCAGCTGATCCGCGACGGTCAGCGTGCCAGTCCGGACGCCTGGGTGGCCTGGCCGGACGTCGGCAGCCGCGAGGATATTCACGCGCTCACCACGGACCTGCGGCCGCCCGTCACGGTCCTCTTCTCCGAGGATGACCCCGCGATCCGCCCGGACGTGATCCGCCGCGAGGTGCTGGCCCGCCTGCCCCACGCGCAGGCGCGGCCGGTCAGCGGCAGCGGGCACCTCCTGCCGCTGGAACGGCCGGACCTGGTGCTGGCCGCCCTGCGGGACGCGGGCGCCTAA
- a CDS encoding glycosyl transferase family 1, with amino-acid sequence MSSTLLPSFFLGGFECSAHRRPSGRRVDVIDATRHDHFAAEDYARLRAAGLLGARDGLRWPLIERQPGTFDFSSAQAQVQAAQDSGVQVIWDLLHYGVPDHVDVFAPDFPARFARYARECAAYLGHAAQASPLHPPTPVWLCPINELSFFAWAGGEVGYLNPFARDQGARLKRALVRAVLAGMDAARDVLPTARFLHAEPLIHVAPDPQRPAEDLTARAMHEAQFEALDMLSGRLNPELGGHPRYLDVIGANFYPYNQWRHHPEHEQREVLPPEHAAYRPLSALLAELHARYGRPLLVAETGAEDDARAPWFRRVAAEALQARAQGVPVHGVCLYPVVNHPGWDDDRHCHNGLWDYPDRDGYRPVHAPLLDALRDAQVQEQQSRDEQARGAELTADPDRHLAAALADLSAARGGTLDQAAVTLRRAGLTGLAGQGSEQDRLRTLRLVGRAHLEAAQWLGRQWPCGLPDARSGPGGQPATAELAAAGRGTPAPGGTAASLRVSGPAGRPDAPLADQVTGDAAVLALRGLAARLGAADDVTEQVRGQLRAQAVPAHDPAVGRLARAVAAQEGAWQAVLAAARGMPDRAPQDTLAAVAVAEQLTGEAAGRARQLVAGLEPGAQDPGRALGTLAQWLLHRGPLGATDLLWDEARVQGRPETST; translated from the coding sequence GTGTCATCCACCCTGCTGCCCTCCTTTTTCCTGGGAGGCTTTGAATGCAGCGCCCACCGCCGGCCCTCGGGCCGCCGGGTGGACGTGATCGACGCGACCCGGCACGATCACTTCGCCGCAGAGGACTACGCCCGCCTGCGCGCCGCGGGCCTGCTCGGCGCGCGCGACGGGCTGCGCTGGCCGCTCATTGAACGCCAGCCCGGCACTTTCGACTTCTCGTCCGCGCAGGCGCAGGTGCAGGCCGCGCAGGACTCGGGCGTGCAGGTCATCTGGGACCTGCTGCACTACGGCGTGCCGGACCACGTGGACGTGTTCGCGCCGGACTTCCCCGCCCGGTTTGCCCGGTACGCGCGTGAGTGCGCCGCCTACCTGGGGCACGCGGCGCAGGCGTCGCCGCTGCACCCGCCCACACCGGTGTGGCTGTGCCCCATCAACGAACTGTCCTTTTTTGCCTGGGCGGGCGGCGAGGTCGGGTACCTCAACCCGTTCGCGCGGGATCAGGGTGCGCGGCTCAAGCGGGCGCTGGTCCGGGCGGTCCTGGCGGGCATGGACGCCGCGCGTGACGTGCTGCCCACCGCGCGCTTCCTGCACGCCGAGCCGCTCATTCACGTGGCGCCCGACCCGCAGCGGCCCGCGGAGGACCTGACCGCCCGGGCCATGCACGAGGCGCAGTTCGAGGCGCTGGACATGCTCAGCGGCCGGCTGAACCCGGAACTGGGCGGCCACCCCCGCTACCTGGACGTCATCGGCGCGAACTTCTACCCGTACAACCAGTGGCGGCATCACCCCGAGCATGAGCAGCGCGAGGTGCTGCCGCCCGAGCACGCCGCGTACCGGCCCCTGTCGGCGCTGCTGGCCGAACTGCACGCCCGGTACGGCCGCCCCCTGCTGGTCGCTGAGACCGGCGCCGAGGATGACGCGCGCGCGCCGTGGTTCCGGCGGGTGGCGGCCGAGGCGCTGCAGGCGCGCGCCCAGGGCGTGCCGGTGCACGGCGTGTGCCTGTACCCGGTCGTGAACCACCCGGGCTGGGACGACGACCGCCACTGTCACAACGGCCTGTGGGACTACCCGGACCGGGACGGGTACCGCCCGGTGCACGCGCCGCTGCTGGACGCCCTGCGGGACGCCCAGGTGCAGGAGCAGCAGAGCCGGGACGAGCAGGCGCGCGGGGCCGAGCTGACCGCCGACCCGGACCGCCACCTGGCCGCGGCACTGGCGGATCTCAGCGCGGCCAGGGGCGGCACTCTGGATCAGGCCGCCGTGACCCTGCGGCGCGCCGGGCTGACCGGACTGGCGGGTCAGGGGTCCGAACAGGACCGCCTCCGGACGCTGCGCCTGGTGGGCCGCGCGCACCTGGAGGCCGCCCAGTGGTTGGGGCGCCAGTGGCCGTGCGGCCTGCCAGACGCCCGGAGCGGCCCTGGCGGCCAGCCAGCGACGGCTGAACTGGCTGCGGCAGGGCGCGGCACACCGGCCCCGGGGGGCACCGCGGCCAGCCTGCGGGTGTCCGGGCCTGCCGGTCGTCCTGACGCCCCACTGGCGGATCAGGTCACCGGGGACGCGGCGGTGCTGGCCCTGCGGGGACTGGCGGCGCGACTGGGCGCGGCCGATGACGTGACCGAGCAGGTCCGGGGGCAGCTGCGCGCGCAGGCCGTCCCGGCGCACGACCCGGCCGTGGGGAGGCTGGCGCGGGCGGTGGCGGCGCAGGAGGGCGCCTGGCAGGCCGTTCTGGCCGCCGCGAGGGGCATGCCGGACCGGGCGCCGCAGGACACGCTGGCCGCCGTGGCCGTGGCCGAGCAGCTGACCGGTGAGGCGGCGGGGCGCGCCAGGCAGCTGGTTGCCGGTCTGGAACCTGGCGCTCAGGACCCGGGCCGCGCGTTGGGGACCCTCGCACAGTGGTTACTGCACCGTGGACCGCTGGGAGCGACCGACCTGCTGTGGGACGAAGCGCGCGTCCAGGGCAGGCCTGAAACCTCAACCTGA
- a CDS encoding GMC family oxidoreductase, with protein MAAESRGALPAAPDVLVIGTGAGGAPLLARLAQAGLRVVALEAGERHPPGGIATDEVAQAGLFWMDERLAAGGDPVGFGRNNSGRGVGGSTLHFTAYTPRAHPDDFTLRRDTGQGVDWPFGYDELEPYYDEVEQFIGVSGPAEYPWGGPRTTPYRHPPLPLNGAARLMERACAEVGLRTSPAANAALSRPQEQAGFGVRPACTNRGFCQAGCSTGAKASLDVTYLALAEQHGAVIVDGAQVTALLTDASGRVRGARFVRAGREETLEAGTVVLAAGAIETPRLLLRQNLANSSGQVGRNFMAHVGVQVWGLVEDDLRPYKGIPGGLISEDTHRVDGVVGGYLLQSLGVMPVTYATQFARGTGTWGPALIDHLSRYNHVAGINVLGDCLPYAHNYLELSDELDARGLPKPRVHFTFGENERRMSAHAEALMRDLWARAGARDVWALPRAAHTIGTARMGEDPSSSVIDPVGRAHDTPGLWICDNSTFPSALAVNPALTQMALSLRTADALITHLKETA; from the coding sequence ATGGCCGCTGAGTCGCGCGGGGCCCTCCCCGCAGCGCCGGACGTGCTGGTCATCGGCACCGGTGCTGGCGGCGCGCCGCTCCTGGCGCGGCTGGCCCAGGCGGGCCTGCGGGTCGTGGCGCTGGAAGCCGGGGAGCGCCACCCGCCCGGCGGGATCGCCACGGACGAGGTCGCGCAGGCGGGCCTGTTCTGGATGGATGAGCGCCTCGCGGCGGGCGGCGACCCGGTGGGCTTCGGGCGCAACAATTCCGGCCGGGGCGTGGGCGGCAGCACGCTGCACTTCACGGCGTACACCCCGCGCGCCCACCCGGACGACTTCACGCTGCGCCGCGACACCGGCCAGGGCGTGGACTGGCCCTTCGGGTACGACGAGCTTGAACCCTACTACGACGAGGTCGAGCAGTTTATTGGCGTGTCCGGTCCCGCCGAGTATCCGTGGGGCGGGCCGCGCACCACGCCGTACCGGCACCCGCCGCTGCCCCTGAACGGCGCGGCCCGGCTGATGGAACGCGCCTGCGCGGAGGTCGGCCTGCGCACCAGCCCCGCGGCGAACGCCGCCCTGAGCCGCCCGCAGGAGCAGGCGGGGTTCGGCGTGCGGCCTGCCTGCACGAACCGCGGCTTCTGCCAGGCGGGCTGCTCGACCGGCGCGAAGGCCAGCCTGGACGTGACGTACCTCGCGCTGGCCGAGCAGCACGGGGCCGTCATCGTGGACGGCGCGCAGGTCACGGCCCTGCTCACGGACGCCAGCGGCCGGGTGCGCGGCGCGCGGTTCGTCCGTGCGGGCCGCGAGGAGACGCTGGAGGCCGGCACGGTCGTCCTGGCGGCCGGCGCGATTGAAACGCCCCGGCTGCTGCTGCGGCAGAACCTCGCGAACTCGTCCGGGCAGGTGGGCCGGAACTTCATGGCGCACGTGGGCGTGCAGGTGTGGGGCCTCGTCGAGGACGACCTGCGCCCCTACAAGGGCATTCCCGGCGGGCTGATCAGCGAGGACACGCACCGCGTCGACGGCGTGGTGGGCGGGTACCTGCTTCAGTCCCTGGGCGTGATGCCCGTCACGTACGCCACGCAGTTCGCGCGCGGCACCGGCACGTGGGGGCCCGCGCTGATCGACCACCTGAGCCGCTACAACCACGTGGCGGGCATCAACGTCCTGGGCGACTGCCTGCCCTACGCGCACAACTACCTGGAACTCTCGGATGAACTGGACGCCCGGGGGCTGCCCAAGCCGCGCGTGCACTTCACGTTCGGCGAGAACGAAAGGCGCATGAGCGCCCACGCCGAGGCCCTCATGCGGGACCTGTGGGCGCGCGCCGGGGCGCGGGACGTGTGGGCGCTGCCGCGCGCCGCGCACACCATCGGCACTGCCCGCATGGGCGAGGACCCTTCCAGCAGCGTGATCGACCCTGTGGGCCGCGCGCACGACACGCCGGGCCTGTGGATCTGCGACAACTCCACCTTCCCCAGTGCCCTGGCCGTCAACCCGGCCCTGACGCAGATGGCGCTGAGCCTGCGCACCGCCGACGCCCTGATCACCCACCTCAAGGAGACCGCGTGA